In one Zalophus californianus isolate mZalCal1 chromosome 10, mZalCal1.pri.v2, whole genome shotgun sequence genomic region, the following are encoded:
- the ZSCAN32 gene encoding LOW QUALITY PROTEIN: zinc finger and SCAN domain-containing protein 32 (The sequence of the model RefSeq protein was modified relative to this genomic sequence to represent the inferred CDS: substituted 2 bases at 2 genomic stop codons): MALGDSLQLKETRPVGRAGRRRLREQGFLRTPEQCRTEFTSLPSWYHKGRAGHVPEPCVLYEAADALSSSQAAAPTVASRAVPGQEGRAAEPGELSQQNGEPTEVEGAWADGAAGDEQDFWDPGREGLEIKNKTKTENQKWDDSGQAEVKKAVWRKCSEIFWHPEPKRGQKGEPEPKGQXRRSPGERAGRPPSQDRRSQQRLHAGEKACARVPSGGDCSQRSLCRHQPVPELEKTSKCQQCGKSFSRGSYLIRHQRIHTGEKPHKCSECGKGFSEHCHLIAHLRTHTGERPYRCGECGKSFNQSSSLIIHQRTHTGEKPYQCAVCGKRFNNSSQFSAHQXAHIRQSPPPPRAHCGKSFNNGAHGHAHQKTHTGEKLYRCPWSEKSFPKNPPLIHHQGAHREDTLTPKKGHMLQGCRKANRSIP, from the exons ATGGCACTGGGGGACAGCCTGCAGCTGAAGGAGACACGGCCTGTGGGAAGAGCAGGGCGAC GACGACTCCGGGAGCAGGGCTTTCTGCGGACACCAGAGCAGTGTCGCACCGAGTTCACCAGCCTGCCGTCGTGGTACCACAAGGGGAGGGCAGGCCATGTGCCTGAGCCATGTGTCCTTTATGAGGCAGCAGATGCCCTGTCAAGCTCCCAGGCCGCTGCACCCACGGTGGCAAGCCGTGCTGTTCCTGGCCAAGAGGGAAGGGCTGCAGAGCCCGGAGAGCTGAGTCAGCAGAACGGGGAGCCCACAGAGGTCGAAGGGGCCTGGGCGGATGGTGCAGCCGGGGATGAGCAGGACTTCTGGGATCCTGGCCGGGAAG GTCTTGAGATcaagaacaaaactaaaacagaGAATCAGAAATGGGATGATTCAGGGCAAGCAGAAGTGAAGAAGGCCGTATGGAGAAAGTGTAGTGAAATTTTTTGGCACCCTGAGCCCAAGAGAGGCCAGAAGGGTGAGCCTGAGCCCAAAGGGCAATGAAGACGTTCTCCAGGGGAGCGTGCGGGGAGACCCCCTTCCCAGGACAGGAGGAGTCAGCAGAGACTCCATGCCGGCGAGAAGGCCTGTGCGCGTGTCCCGAGTGGGGGAGACTGCTCTCAGCGCTCTCTCTGTCGCCACCAGCCAGTCCCCGAACTGGAAAAAACGTCTAAGTGCCAGCAGTGTGGGAAAAGCTTTAGCCGAGGTTCTTACCTCATTCGGCATCAAAGAATCCATACAGGAGAGAAGCCTCACAAGTGCAGCGAATGTGGGAAAGGCTTCAGTGAGCACTGCCACCTCATTGCCCACCTAAGGACGCACACGGGGGAGAGACCCTACCGCTGTGGGGAATGTGGGAAAAGCTTCAACCAGAGCTCCAGCCTCATCATCCACCAGAGGACCCACACCGGCGAGAAGCCTTATCAGTGCGCTGTCTGTGGGAAGAGATTCAACAACAGCTCCCAGTTCAGTGCTCACCAGTGAGCCCATATCCGGCAgagccccccgccgccccgcgcaCACTGTGGGAAAAGCTTCAACAACGGCGCCCACGGCCATGCCCACCAGAAGACACACACCGGGGAGAAGCTGTACAGGTGCCCTTGGAGTGAGAAAAGCTTCCCCAAGAATCCCCCCCTCATCCACCATCAGGGGGCACACAGGGAGGACACACTCACACCCAAAAAGGGACACATGCTGCAAGGGTGTAGGAAAGCCAACAGATCAATTCCCTAG
- the LOC113932466 gene encoding olfactory receptor 2C1, producing MAGANNSFLEGFILMGVSDHPQLEIIFFIVILFSYLLTLVGNSTIILLSCLDARLHTPMYFFLSNLSSLDLAFTTSSVPQMLINLWGPDKTISYGGCVTQLYVFLWLGATECILLVVMAFDRYVAVCRPLHYTTIMNPRLCWLLAAIAWLGGLSNSVIQSTFTLQVPLCGHRRVDNFLCEVPAMIKLACGDTSLNEAVLNGVCTFFTAVPLSIILISYCYIAQAVLKIRSAEGQRKAFNTCLSHLVVVFLFYGSAIYGYLLPAKTSNQDQGKFISLFYSVVTPMVNPLIYTLRNKEVKGALRRLLGKGRELG from the coding sequence ATGGCAGGGGCCAACAACAGCTTCTTGGAGGGCTTCATTCTGATGGGTGTATCTGACCATCCCCAGCTGGAGATAATCTTTTTCATAGTCATTCTCTTCTCTTACTTGCTGACCTTGGTTGGGAACTCAACTATTATCCTGCTTTCCTGCCTGGATGCCCGactccacacccccatgtacttcttcctcagcAACCTCTCCTCCCTGGACCTTGCTTTTACAACTAGCTCAGTCCCCCAAATGCTGATTAACTTATGGGGACCAGATAAGACCATAAGCTATGGTGGCTGTGTGACCCAGCTCTATGTTTTCCTCTGGCTAGGGGCCACTGAGTGCATCCTGCTTGTGGTGATGGCATTTGACCGCTATGTGGCAGTTTGCCGGCCCCTGCATTACACCACCATTATGAACCCTCGGCTTTGCTGGCTGCTGGCTGCCATTGCATGGTTGGGTGGCTTGAGCAACTCTGTGATCCAGTCAACGTTCACTCTGCAGGTCCCATTATGTGGACACCGGAGGGTGGACAACTTCCTGTGTGAGGTGCCTGCCATGATCAAACTGGCCTGCGGAGACACGAGTCTCAATGAAGCTGTGCTCAACGGTGTCTGCACCTTCTTCACTGCTGTCCCACTAAGCATCATCCTGATCTCCTACTGCTACATAGCTCAAGCAGTGCTGAAGATCCGCTCAgctgagggacagagaaaggcCTTTAATACATGCCTCTCCCATCTGGTGGTGGTATTCCTCTTCTATGGCTCAGCTATCTATGGGTATCTCCTTCCAGCTAAGACCAGCAACCAAGACCAGGGCAAATTCATTTCCCTCTTCTACTCTGTGGTCACGCCAATGGTGAATCCTCTCATCTACACTCTAAGAAACAAGGAGGTAAAGGGGGCGCTAAGGAGGCTgctgggaaagggaagagaactTGGCTGA